A stretch of the Sphingobacterium thalpophilum genome encodes the following:
- a CDS encoding RagB/SusD family nutrient uptake outer membrane protein codes for MKNFRYILIASCLGLSLCMNSCSNFLDKPLENQQRSEEIDYSNTALMYGPVSGVYRSAADDNLVHWIDLSIRCMRDDDYQQGAPSPNDNPELMAIKNFQNDVTVQSYWGLNQSWISYYSLVIAANNALIELDQFAAKIPATNTADLKLNKQYKAEVRFLRAYAHLMASRLFGNVPILTDSDNIGRLATINKSTAAEVRQFIIDEMNSCAEDLEDARPNQSKHAGAVTKYSALLLKAKAAADLAANDNSSVYWNEVLDATDKIIGSGKFSLYPNYYELFKIPGKLANESLFELQYSDFGLGAGDIVRPGVDWGTFFKWQGPSGDQKGSPISGAGWVPPSQDVVDFLTGRGETERLKTTILHCGINGNPATTATTPSGDVVYGNPFGIKYFNGKAYLPKSQMTPGRMEYGANNNVRILRYADVLLLNAEAKVRKGQNGDEPFGLVRERAKLAPIHNVTLSQILDERRAEFACEWWGERFNDLVRTGRAKDVFGGKFIPGVSEYLPIPQTQIDANPNFR; via the coding sequence ATGAAAAACTTCAGATATATCTTGATCGCAAGTTGCTTAGGCCTTTCATTGTGCATGAACAGCTGCAGTAACTTTTTAGATAAACCGTTGGAAAATCAACAGCGTTCCGAAGAAATAGATTACAGCAACACCGCACTGATGTATGGTCCTGTATCAGGTGTCTACCGTTCTGCTGCCGATGATAACCTCGTTCACTGGATCGATCTTTCCATCCGATGCATGCGAGACGACGACTATCAGCAGGGCGCTCCAAGTCCGAACGATAATCCTGAACTGATGGCCATCAAGAATTTTCAGAATGATGTCACCGTACAGTCCTACTGGGGACTCAATCAATCTTGGATCAGCTATTATAGTTTAGTCATCGCGGCCAACAACGCCTTAATTGAACTAGATCAGTTTGCCGCTAAAATTCCGGCAACAAATACAGCGGATCTTAAGCTCAACAAACAGTATAAAGCCGAAGTGCGATTTCTTCGAGCTTACGCTCATCTGATGGCTTCGCGTCTTTTTGGGAATGTCCCAATACTGACCGACAGTGACAATATAGGACGTCTGGCTACTATCAACAAAAGTACCGCAGCGGAAGTCCGACAGTTTATCATTGATGAAATGAACAGCTGTGCAGAAGATCTCGAAGATGCCCGTCCCAACCAATCCAAGCATGCTGGCGCTGTCACAAAATATTCTGCGTTACTGTTAAAAGCGAAAGCTGCTGCAGATCTGGCAGCTAATGACAATAGCAGTGTTTACTGGAATGAGGTATTGGATGCAACAGACAAAATTATAGGAAGCGGCAAATTTTCACTGTATCCTAATTATTATGAACTCTTCAAAATACCAGGGAAATTAGCCAATGAATCATTATTTGAATTACAATATTCGGACTTCGGACTAGGGGCCGGTGACATCGTACGGCCGGGGGTGGATTGGGGCACCTTCTTTAAATGGCAAGGTCCATCCGGGGATCAGAAAGGCAGTCCGATTTCTGGTGCCGGCTGGGTGCCTCCTTCGCAGGATGTTGTGGATTTTCTGACCGGCCGTGGCGAGACCGAACGTTTAAAGACGACTATTCTCCACTGTGGCATCAATGGCAATCCGGCAACGACCGCCACAACTCCGAGCGGAGATGTAGTCTATGGAAACCCCTTTGGCATCAAATATTTTAATGGCAAAGCCTATCTACCAAAATCGCAGATGACGCCCGGAAGGATGGAGTATGGGGCCAACAATAATGTCCGTATATTGCGCTATGCAGATGTGTTGCTGCTCAACGCCGAAGCGAAAGTCAGAAAAGGGCAAAATGGCGACGAACCTTTTGGACTGGTCCGGGAGCGGGCCAAGTTAGCACCGATACACAACGTTACACTCTCCCAGATTTTAGACGAACGCAGAGCTGAATTCGCCTGCGAATGGTGGGGCGAACGTTTTAATGATCTCGTGCGCACAGGGCGTGCAAAAGATGTATTCGGCGGTAAATTTATACCCGGCGTAAGTGAATATTTGCCTATTCCACAAACACAGATTGATGCTAACCCTAATTTTAGATAA
- a CDS encoding SusC/RagA family TonB-linked outer membrane protein: protein MRNTISIIASAALFSCLTNNVNAQSRTIRGRITNEQGAPVVASIIVQGNSKVGTSSNENGEFTLSLAQQYGDLVISSLGYETRTVSIGGDILNIELKPKEDFNLEEVVVVGYGTQRKGDLTAPIGTVNMEEMSKRTVTNPMDALQGAVTGVQIVSSGAPGSSPSVRVRGVGSFNNDSPLYVVDGMFMDNIDFLNPNDIADISILKDASGAAIYGVRAANGVILVTTKKGRLNMQPRITYNGFAGFQTPTNVLKMANAQQYAAYAVATGNEAFVKSSVEKFGGTESHPAMDTDWFKELLRSKALLTNHNLDIMGGAEKISYSMGLNYSKQEGIMDASNMNQKYNIRMQMDAKVTDWLKAGFTAHFNNFKTYSPDNAAFRQAYFASPLYPVYDPSLELAKPEKFGSSTAIGMQSGFWYNNPIATAFYNTNQTRGFQILPTIYLEAALWKDKITFRSQLSQRYQSTHNINYDPVYYIDNDQRNDRSFLRSAQARNNNYILDNLLTYKDQSGKHHWSVLLGQSSREERWRETWVQANDVPASEEFWYVGVGAQGIGSATGYGENGSRNAGISYFTRGTYDYDNKYLLTATFRTDGSSKYQTKWGYFPSVGLGWVLTREKFMENQHLFNQLKIRGSWGKLGNDGIQPNAGYATVYSGNNFSGIFGSEGTTNGTRVPGYRIGRFFTQVRWEVVEEWDGGIDFAMFNNRLNGTIDYYHRTTNDLAFSRPIPFSWDRVYGNWGRVANSGWEFGLQWKDKTGDFGYAIAANATTLKNRVKDLGGLENIMNGYPEWSAEFPARIELNQPINFYYGYEVAGVYQNQAQIDADPIAKKYNQQNPNSPILPGYLQYKDQNNNGELDEKDRVNLGSYLPKITYGFNLAFDYKKFDLSIAFQGVAGNKIHNLNRAMRRKYNQMNADAAFIESLWTGEGSSNTHPSAGGSVASWNLQASSFFVESGAYLRIQNIQLGYSFDLNKIPVRIFATADRPFIFTKYNGFTPEINATGLAPDVRGMGFDANVYPVASTYSVGIKVSF, encoded by the coding sequence ATGAGAAATACAATCAGTATTATTGCCAGTGCTGCCCTATTCTCCTGCCTGACCAACAATGTAAACGCGCAGAGCAGGACGATCAGGGGGCGGATTACCAACGAACAGGGGGCACCTGTCGTGGCCAGTATTATTGTACAGGGCAACTCCAAAGTTGGTACAAGCAGCAACGAAAACGGGGAGTTCACGCTGTCGCTTGCTCAGCAGTACGGCGATCTTGTCATCTCTTCATTAGGGTACGAAACAAGAACAGTATCCATCGGTGGCGATATTTTGAACATTGAGCTGAAACCTAAAGAAGATTTCAACTTGGAGGAAGTGGTAGTCGTAGGCTATGGCACCCAACGTAAGGGAGATCTGACAGCACCCATCGGCACTGTGAATATGGAAGAGATGAGCAAAAGAACGGTTACAAATCCTATGGACGCTCTCCAGGGAGCAGTCACCGGCGTCCAGATTGTCAGTTCCGGAGCCCCCGGATCGAGTCCATCCGTGCGTGTTCGCGGTGTTGGATCGTTTAATAATGATAGTCCGTTATATGTCGTTGACGGCATGTTTATGGATAACATCGATTTTTTGAATCCAAATGATATTGCTGATATCTCCATTCTGAAAGATGCATCCGGTGCCGCGATCTATGGTGTACGAGCAGCTAATGGCGTTATCCTGGTCACCACCAAAAAAGGCCGCCTAAATATGCAACCCAGAATTACCTACAACGGTTTTGCCGGTTTTCAGACGCCCACCAATGTTCTAAAGATGGCGAACGCACAGCAGTATGCAGCTTACGCAGTCGCGACAGGAAATGAAGCTTTTGTCAAAAGCTCGGTGGAAAAGTTTGGGGGCACCGAATCCCATCCAGCAATGGATACAGATTGGTTTAAAGAACTGCTGCGCAGTAAAGCTCTCCTTACTAACCATAACCTCGACATCATGGGCGGTGCTGAGAAAATAAGCTATTCAATGGGGCTCAACTATAGCAAGCAGGAAGGAATTATGGATGCCAGCAATATGAATCAAAAGTACAATATCCGAATGCAGATGGATGCTAAAGTAACCGATTGGCTAAAAGCAGGATTTACGGCACATTTTAACAATTTCAAGACTTACTCGCCCGACAATGCCGCTTTTAGACAGGCCTATTTTGCATCGCCCCTCTATCCAGTCTACGATCCGTCACTTGAACTCGCTAAACCGGAGAAATTTGGATCCAGTACAGCGATCGGTATGCAGTCGGGATTCTGGTACAACAACCCCATTGCCACGGCATTTTATAACACAAATCAGACCAGAGGCTTTCAGATTTTGCCTACCATCTACCTAGAAGCCGCATTGTGGAAAGACAAGATCACATTTCGTTCACAGCTTAGCCAACGTTACCAGTCTACCCATAACATTAATTACGATCCCGTCTATTATATTGATAATGACCAACGCAATGATCGCTCCTTCTTACGCTCCGCCCAGGCACGCAACAACAACTATATACTAGACAATCTCCTGACGTACAAAGATCAGTCCGGCAAGCATCACTGGTCCGTACTGCTGGGGCAATCCTCCCGTGAGGAACGCTGGCGCGAAACGTGGGTACAAGCTAATGACGTTCCGGCATCGGAAGAATTCTGGTATGTGGGTGTAGGCGCTCAAGGTATTGGATCTGCGACTGGTTATGGTGAAAACGGCTCACGGAATGCCGGTATTTCCTACTTTACCAGAGGCACTTATGATTATGACAACAAATATCTGCTAACGGCCACTTTCCGTACCGATGGAAGTTCAAAATACCAAACTAAATGGGGCTATTTTCCATCGGTAGGTTTAGGTTGGGTGCTGACCCGTGAAAAGTTTATGGAAAATCAGCATCTTTTTAACCAGTTGAAGATTCGCGGGAGCTGGGGTAAACTGGGTAATGACGGCATACAGCCCAATGCAGGTTACGCGACCGTGTATTCTGGCAATAATTTCTCCGGAATTTTTGGAAGCGAGGGCACAACAAATGGAACCCGTGTACCGGGTTATCGTATCGGCCGTTTTTTCACACAAGTACGCTGGGAAGTTGTTGAAGAATGGGATGGTGGTATTGATTTTGCAATGTTCAACAATCGCCTGAACGGTACCATAGACTACTATCACCGTACAACTAATGATCTCGCTTTCAGCAGGCCGATCCCATTCTCCTGGGACCGTGTTTATGGTAACTGGGGACGTGTGGCCAACAGTGGTTGGGAATTTGGGCTACAATGGAAAGACAAAACCGGTGATTTCGGCTATGCGATCGCAGCCAATGCAACGACGCTCAAGAATCGCGTCAAGGATCTAGGAGGACTGGAAAATATCATGAATGGTTACCCCGAATGGTCAGCTGAATTTCCAGCGCGCATCGAGCTCAACCAACCAATCAACTTCTATTATGGCTACGAAGTAGCGGGTGTGTATCAAAATCAGGCCCAGATTGACGCTGACCCCATTGCCAAAAAATACAATCAGCAAAACCCCAATTCACCCATCCTGCCGGGCTACCTCCAATACAAGGATCAGAACAATAATGGTGAACTGGATGAAAAAGACCGGGTCAACCTTGGTAGCTATCTTCCGAAAATCACATACGGCTTTAATCTTGCATTTGATTATAAGAAATTTGACCTTAGTATTGCCTTTCAGGGCGTAGCTGGCAATAAGATCCACAACCTGAACCGCGCCATGCGCCGAAAGTATAATCAGATGAATGCTGACGCTGCGTTTATCGAAAGTCTCTGGACAGGCGAAGGCAGCAGCAATACACATCCTTCTGCCGGAGGTTCGGTGGCCTCCTGGAATCTGCAAGCGAGTTCATTTTTTGTGGAAAGTGGTGCCTATCTGCGGATACAGAATATCCAGCTCGGGTATAGCTTTGATCTCAATAAAATACCAGTTCGTATTTTTGCAACAGCTGACCGCCCCTTTATTTTTACCAAGTATAATGGATTTACGCCTGAAATTAACGCTACTGGATTAGCTCCTGACGTCAGAGGGATGGGATTCGATGCTAACGTCTATCCAGTGGCGTCAACGTATAGTGTTGGTATAAAAGTGTCTTTTTAA
- a CDS encoding two-component regulator propeller domain-containing protein, giving the protein MKYFVILFFILSTLFSCRLWGQDLLGLPLVYNYGKSVYQGGSRTWDIKQDSHGIMYFGNSEGLLTFDGRYWKTFPLPNHTNIRSLWVDDNDRIYVGGQGDFGYFERSAQMGLKYTSLRHLVPQKYRNFADIWNTVGLGQSIFFRGTDVIFELKGQTIQCHPAAAEWFYIGRSGDRLFAQDRQHGIMEYHENKWIPYLPDLPFKNTKIASILPSTANRMLLSTLNNESYALQNGKLTPLNLSSWDGSYTPSLAKIDDSTFVSGNAKDGCHIRDVHGHTLQRIGIREGLHNKNVTAVFVDRQKNIWVGTDNFISVISHGSAIRYFRPNLENDVTGYSSLIFNQRLYLSSSNGVYHAAIEQGISDHSRSPASFSLLQRSDGGEAWRLEQLNGRLLLGHNKGLFEIREGHLLPLSQDIGTWRLLPLSMVYPVENTLVGTYQGLGLLGFKEGNFFSSGLLKGLSDSFRFLEQDEHGTIWASHPYRGIYRILLSSDRRSYHTKLYTKKHGLPADYQNYVFKVKNQVVFATEKGLYRYDYDQEKFVPAEHFAAFKNLTIRYLRDDQDGNVWFCTKKMVGVGKFDSKRGNYQLINFPEIEGMNTSGFEHIYCFNRNNIYIGAEKGVIHINFDKYIKQPSKPVAMLSRVVATGKKDSLIFAGYFSEALTTNVEKSPELPSEFNAFRFNFSSPSYGIYQHLEFSYKLVGYDEQWSSWSSQSDKSYTNLQEGQYTFLLKVRNNLNQESAVTSYRFVVLPPWYKTIWAEMLYGLLAVLCVIGLMRWQQLRWTRQQQKHEQQMEQLRYIHQLEIEKNEKEIVKLNNERLANEVINKTKELASTSMQLLENSGALIKIRDELAKLDTGDDEDSNLRRINNLLKDIDKNSANWNQFASHFDELNDGFLNKLKARHPGLSRNDLKVCAYLKLHFTSKQIAQLQNITVRGVEIHRYRLRKKLQIGTELSLSDYLNTL; this is encoded by the coding sequence ATGAAGTATTTTGTCATCCTTTTTTTCATCCTCTCGACTTTGTTTTCATGCCGGCTCTGGGGCCAGGATCTGCTTGGTCTTCCCCTTGTCTATAATTATGGTAAATCTGTCTATCAGGGAGGGAGCCGTACTTGGGATATTAAACAGGATAGTCACGGTATCATGTATTTTGGCAATAGTGAAGGTTTGCTTACCTTTGATGGAAGATATTGGAAGACTTTCCCTCTGCCCAATCATACGAACATCCGCTCGCTATGGGTGGATGACAACGATCGCATTTATGTTGGAGGGCAGGGTGATTTTGGGTACTTTGAGCGCTCGGCACAAATGGGGCTGAAGTATACTTCACTAAGACATTTGGTCCCTCAAAAGTATCGTAACTTTGCCGATATCTGGAATACGGTTGGGTTGGGGCAATCTATTTTTTTTCGGGGTACAGATGTTATTTTTGAATTAAAAGGGCAAACAATACAATGTCATCCTGCTGCTGCTGAATGGTTCTATATCGGAAGGTCCGGAGACAGGTTATTTGCACAGGACAGGCAGCATGGTATTATGGAATACCATGAGAATAAATGGATTCCTTATCTGCCGGATCTACCGTTTAAAAATACTAAAATAGCATCTATATTACCTTCGACAGCTAACCGTATGCTATTGTCGACTTTAAATAATGAGAGCTATGCCCTTCAAAATGGAAAATTAACTCCTCTCAATTTGTCGTCCTGGGATGGTAGTTATACACCATCCCTGGCGAAAATAGATGATTCTACCTTTGTATCCGGCAATGCGAAAGATGGTTGCCATATTCGAGATGTTCATGGCCATACCTTACAACGGATCGGTATTCGCGAAGGCCTGCACAACAAGAATGTCACAGCAGTCTTTGTCGACCGGCAAAAAAATATCTGGGTGGGGACAGATAACTTCATTTCCGTTATCAGCCATGGTAGTGCCATACGTTATTTCAGACCAAATTTGGAGAACGATGTGACTGGTTATTCGTCACTGATTTTTAATCAACGGCTTTATCTTTCTTCTTCAAATGGCGTTTATCATGCAGCGATAGAACAGGGGATATCGGATCATAGCCGGTCTCCGGCCTCATTTTCGCTGCTCCAGCGGAGTGACGGGGGTGAGGCCTGGCGCCTCGAACAGCTTAATGGACGTCTGCTTTTGGGGCATAACAAAGGCCTTTTTGAGATCAGGGAAGGACATCTTCTACCGCTCTCACAGGACATAGGCACTTGGAGGCTTTTGCCCCTTAGCATGGTTTATCCTGTTGAAAATACATTGGTTGGCACTTATCAAGGGCTGGGATTACTGGGGTTTAAAGAAGGAAATTTTTTTTCAAGTGGACTGTTGAAAGGATTGTCAGACTCATTTCGTTTTCTTGAACAGGATGAACATGGAACAATTTGGGCTTCACATCCTTATAGAGGAATATATCGTATCCTGCTATCGTCGGACCGACGGTCGTATCATACCAAGCTTTATACAAAGAAGCATGGTCTGCCAGCCGACTACCAAAATTATGTATTCAAAGTTAAGAATCAAGTTGTGTTCGCGACCGAGAAAGGCCTATATCGATATGACTATGACCAAGAGAAATTTGTGCCTGCGGAACACTTTGCCGCCTTTAAAAATTTGACGATACGGTATTTGCGGGATGATCAGGATGGTAATGTTTGGTTCTGCACAAAAAAAATGGTGGGCGTTGGGAAATTTGACTCCAAACGTGGAAATTACCAGCTGATTAATTTTCCCGAAATTGAAGGTATGAACACCTCCGGATTTGAACATATTTATTGTTTTAATAGAAACAATATCTACATAGGTGCTGAAAAAGGCGTTATTCATATCAATTTTGATAAGTATATTAAACAGCCTTCTAAACCAGTGGCGATGTTGTCACGGGTCGTGGCGACCGGCAAGAAGGACAGTCTTATTTTTGCCGGCTACTTTTCGGAAGCGTTAACTACAAACGTAGAAAAATCTCCGGAACTGCCTTCTGAATTTAACGCTTTCCGATTTAATTTTTCTTCGCCGAGTTATGGGATTTATCAGCACCTGGAATTTAGTTATAAGCTTGTCGGTTATGATGAGCAGTGGTCCTCCTGGTCGTCCCAATCTGATAAATCCTATACGAACTTACAGGAAGGTCAATATACGTTTCTACTCAAGGTGCGAAACAATCTGAATCAGGAGTCAGCAGTTACATCTTACCGCTTTGTCGTACTACCACCATGGTACAAGACCATATGGGCAGAGATGCTGTACGGTCTACTTGCCGTTCTCTGTGTTATTGGACTTATGCGCTGGCAGCAACTACGGTGGACCAGACAACAACAGAAGCATGAGCAACAGATGGAACAGCTTCGTTACATCCATCAGCTGGAAATAGAAAAAAATGAAAAAGAGATTGTGAAACTGAATAACGAGAGGCTGGCAAACGAAGTGATCAATAAAACCAAGGAATTGGCAAGTACCAGCATGCAGCTGCTTGAAAATTCAGGTGCCCTAATCAAAATCAGGGATGAGCTGGCAAAACTTGATACTGGAGATGACGAGGATTCTAATTTGAGGCGCATCAATAACCTGCTCAAAGATATTGATAAAAACAGTGCGAACTGGAATCAGTTTGCCTCTCATTTCGACGAACTCAACGACGGTTTTTTGAACAAATTAAAGGCGAGACATCCTGGCTTATCGCGAAATGATCTTAAAGTATGCGCTTACCTCAAGCTTCATTTTACTTCCAAACAGATTGCGCAATTGCAGAATATTACTGTCAGAGGAGTTGAGATCCACCGCTATAGACTTCGAAAGAAACTGCAGATCGGTACGGAACTGTCTTTAAGTGATTATCTGAACACCCTTTAA
- a CDS encoding GH1 family beta-glucosidase, with translation MHLTKDAFGKDFIWGVSTAAYQIEGAHDLYGKGPSIWDVFVQKRNRIFQNQHGNIACDFYHRYSDDLSLMRNMHIPNYRFSLSWSRIIPQGTGAINAYGLDFYDRLIDLSLELGITPWVTLYHWDLPHALEKRGGWVNRDVKEWFGEFVAKCVRAYGDRVKHWMVLNEPTVFTAAGYFFGVHAPERKGLGNFLAATHHAALSQAYGGHIIKSILPDSYVGTTFSCSHVEPFSDKSRDIVAAKKADVLLNRLFIEPLLGLGYPTEEISILRRIEKYMKPNDEKELRFNMDFIGIQNYTREIIRYALFVPYLQAKIVSAKERKVDMTEMNWEVYPESIYQVLKKFGAYPNMPPLIITENGAAFADTVENGLVNDPRRTAYLQQAIQQVYRAKQEGIRVDGYFVWTFLDNFEWAEGYRPRFGLVYVDFESQQRILKSSGRWYADFLK, from the coding sequence ATGCATTTAACCAAAGATGCCTTTGGCAAAGATTTCATCTGGGGAGTATCTACCGCGGCTTATCAGATCGAGGGGGCACATGATCTATATGGGAAAGGGCCTTCGATCTGGGATGTCTTTGTACAAAAAAGGAACCGTATATTTCAGAATCAGCATGGCAATATAGCGTGCGACTTTTATCATCGGTACAGCGATGATCTATCGCTGATGCGAAATATGCATATCCCGAATTATCGGTTTTCACTTTCTTGGAGTCGCATAATTCCACAGGGGACTGGAGCTATTAACGCGTATGGGTTAGATTTTTACGATAGGCTGATTGATCTTTCGCTTGAACTGGGAATCACGCCGTGGGTCACCCTTTATCATTGGGATCTCCCGCATGCACTCGAAAAAAGAGGAGGCTGGGTAAACCGCGATGTGAAAGAGTGGTTTGGGGAATTTGTCGCCAAGTGCGTCCGTGCTTATGGCGATCGTGTGAAGCATTGGATGGTGTTGAATGAACCCACCGTATTCACTGCGGCAGGATATTTTTTTGGTGTACATGCACCGGAGCGGAAAGGCTTGGGCAACTTTCTGGCCGCTACGCATCATGCAGCGCTGTCACAGGCTTATGGAGGCCATATAATCAAATCTATATTGCCGGATAGCTATGTAGGTACAACGTTCTCCTGTTCTCATGTCGAGCCCTTTTCCGACAAAAGTAGAGATATCGTGGCAGCAAAAAAGGCGGATGTACTCCTCAATAGACTATTTATAGAGCCCTTATTGGGGCTCGGGTATCCAACCGAGGAGATCAGCATTCTTCGCCGCATTGAAAAATATATGAAGCCAAACGATGAGAAGGAATTACGATTTAACATGGATTTTATCGGTATCCAAAATTATACCCGCGAAATCATCCGCTATGCTCTGTTTGTCCCCTACCTTCAGGCAAAGATTGTATCCGCCAAAGAACGGAAAGTCGATATGACAGAGATGAACTGGGAAGTCTATCCCGAATCGATTTATCAAGTGTTAAAAAAGTTTGGCGCCTACCCTAATATGCCCCCCCTCATCATTACGGAAAATGGTGCCGCATTTGCAGATACCGTTGAAAATGGCCTCGTCAATGATCCCAGAAGAACAGCATATCTACAACAGGCTATCCAACAGGTTTACAGGGCCAAGCAGGAAGGTATACGAGTAGACGGTTATTTCGTCTGGACCTTCTTAGACAATTTTGAATGGGCAGAAGGCTATAGACCACGTTTTGGACTCGTGTATGTAGATTTTGAAAGCCAACAGCGTATACTAAAGTCCTCCGGACGCTGGTATGCTGATTTTTTAAAATAA
- a CDS encoding RNA polymerase sigma factor, protein MENITIDQLFKEKRPALKYLAAQFTNDPDEREDLVQETMVRSLSSIEKFLKHPKLMSWLYIIMKNTYINQYTRNKRLENYRNEYISMGYANEITGNRGENNFVASDIQHALHCLPKDHYNAFAMFLEGFKYYEIAEHLQIPEGTVKTRIHMARKSLQKQLKTYSKSIF, encoded by the coding sequence ATGGAAAATATCACAATCGATCAACTGTTTAAAGAAAAAAGACCTGCATTAAAATATTTAGCGGCGCAGTTTACCAATGATCCAGACGAAAGAGAGGACTTGGTACAGGAGACCATGGTGAGATCGCTATCTTCCATAGAAAAGTTCTTGAAGCACCCAAAATTGATGTCCTGGCTTTATATCATCATGAAGAATACCTATATCAATCAGTATACGCGCAACAAACGGCTGGAAAATTACCGAAATGAATATATAAGTATGGGCTATGCTAACGAAATTACCGGCAATAGAGGTGAGAACAATTTTGTTGCTTCTGATATTCAACATGCGCTCCATTGTCTTCCTAAAGATCACTACAACGCATTTGCAATGTTTTTGGAAGGTTTTAAATACTATGAGATTGCCGAGCATTTGCAGATTCCGGAAGGAACAGTGAAAACACGTATACATATGGCCCGGAAATCCCTTCAGAAGCAACTCAAGACGTACTCAAAAAGCATATTCTAA